CCAAAGTCCATTCCCTCCTGCGAAGCTGGAATTCTAACTCCTCCCCCTCAGTCATTATAGCGGCAGAGATAGTGCTGCATAGTGGTTGAGAGGTTATACTCGGAAGCCAGCCTGCCTGTGTTTCACCACTCACAGCTAtgcaaccttgggcaaatcacttaacatctctgagcctcaagtttttcatctgcaaaatggagataataattatGCCTATCTCGTGCATTTATGGTgaggattaaattttttttatatgtaaagtacttagaacggTGCTTGGCACATATTAAGTAATGTATAATTTGGCACCCCTTCAGAGTAGCTCCTGGTGGTCAAGGGTGGAGGGTAATACCAAGAATGGGATTTGCAGAACCATAATCTCTGGCCCCTGGGATGATGTAAACTACCTTTTCCCTTGATACAAAGCCTACACTACTCAGCCTCAGGCTATAGGGCAAAGTGGGGGGAGGTAGTACCACAGATCACACAGCCAAGGGAGACACACGGGACCAGCTGACAGTCTGGAGCTCTGGTTCTCTCCAGGACATCCtgcttggtggggggaggggggtggacatACCCCTTTCATCTCCAGCCCATCCAGGCTCAAATGGGCGCCTTCCTGCCCCAGGGGTGCCCATACCTGGTCTCCGGCCTTCAAAGCTCTTCCCACAgctcccactccacccccacaaCTTCCTTTCCCACGAGGCCCCCCTCCCACCACAATCGCACCAGCCCCTGGCTAAGGCCCAGATTGGGGCCTTTGATCCAGGCTGCagggctgcgggggtgggggggggggtggatttgtggggagggggagggggagggagatggcGATGGGATGGGGCTGGCTGCAAGGCAGGACCATCTGCCTCACCTGGACAGGCCGCCCAGGTAGGAGCCAGCCCACAAGGCTGGGCCCCAGACCCGAGTCCCTGGCAGCCTGTGGGAGGTGGGGCTCTGCTGCCACATCTCCTCATGAGGCACAGCCAATGGGAGAGAGCTACCCTGGACAGCCCCTTGCGGTGGCCGGAGGCAGCAGCTGGGTTACTTCCAGTCACATTCGGTTTCTCAGCTTCTCAgcgaaaggagaggaaggagtgtTTGACGAAGGCTGACGGAAGGAGCCCTTGTTCTCCGAGTTGACGCGTGGATtcgggaaggaggggggagggcagagagggagaaaagaggaggcCCTCCCTGTGGGAAGCAGGATCTGAGGGCCTGGAGCTGGGCAGGTGTGGCAGCCAGCCTGGTGAAGTTGCTGAGGGGCCTTCAGGCAGGTTTCTGACTTAGCACGGTGTCTGCGTACATGTCCTCACCTGTTCGGGTGGTAATTCTGGGTGATACTTCTTGAATGGTACCTCCACCCCTGTGTCTGAGCGCACGTTGGATCAGTGGGGGGCTGAGGGGCTTTTGTGTAGGCTACGGGACCTCCTCCTGGTCCATACCACAGCCAGGACCTAGGTCCCTCAGGCCCGGGACCCAGCCCCTTTTTGTGGTGCGGGTAGAGGCCGCGCCTTTCCGGGTTCATCAGCCCTGTGGCCCACTATCTTCTCAGGCCTCAGAGCAGCCCCTGCCCTTAGCCGGCACTTACATCCACCCCTCCGGCCAGGAAGACTTTGACAGACGCTCTCCCTGGAGTTCCCAAGGCCACATGGTGAGAGGCAGAGTATCCACAGGGTCACAAGGGCAGGCTGGGATGCAGCAGGGCTGGGCCTGAGGTCTGATTCCCTGGCCGTGGACCTGTACTCTCCCGCTAGGCTTTCTGGTGTGGTAGTCACAGCGAGCACTTACTATGTCCCAAGCACTGTTCTACATTTTAGTATCAACTTATTAAAGTCTCAAAACTACTTCAGCTCTGTGAGATAGAACCAAAGTCCTTACGGTGGCCTGTAAGGACATGACCTGGTACTCCATGTCCTCCAACCCCATCTCCTAATCCCACCTCCTGTGCTCACTCCACTCCAGCCCCAGTAGCCTCCTTGCTTCTCCTCAAACTTGCTTGAGCACCTCTGCACTGACTGTTCCTGCCCGACACACATTTGCCTCAGACAACTGCTCAAGGCCAACTCCCTCCTCTCAGCCGAGTCTTGGCACAGATATCAGCACCTCCGTGAGGGCTACCCTGTCTGCTCTTGTCACCTCTACCCCCATACTCCTAATCCCCTTTaggctgctttcttttctccatggCACTTAATCACCTTCTAATACATAACCTTTTgaaaactgtggtaaaatatacacataacacaaacttttgccattttaaccattaaaaaaaattttttttgcattttatttatttttgatagagagagagagagacagagcacaagtgggggagggtcagagaaagagggagacacagaatccaaagcaggctccaggctctgagctgtcagcacggagcccgatgcggggctcgaactcacaaaccgcgagatcatgacctgagccgaggtcggacgctcaaccaaccgaaccacccaggcaccccgccccccctgccattgtaaccatttttaaatgtacacttCAGTATCATCAAGGGTCTGGCCTCCTGCTCCGTGCTCAGGATTTCAGTCCAGGGCAACTGTTGAAGTCAGCCCTTCCGGGCTTGGCCATTAGCCTCTTCCCAGAGACCCTGGGGTGGGTAGATTCAGGGGGAGGAATTCTcattgctgtgcaaccatcaccaccgtccatctccagaacttttgcatcttcccaaactgaaactctgtccccatgaaaaaaataattcccatACCTCCTTCCCCACagcacctggcaaccaccactgtACTCCCTGTCCCTGAACACCTACTCTAGGTGTCTTGAGAACAGGATCATGCAATGtttatccttttgtgtctggcccaTTTCATTTACCACAATGTCCTCAGGGTCCATCTaggttgtagcctgtgtcagactttcatttctttttaaggctgaataatatatataacttttaaatgATGCTTATTCTTCATTTGCCAACTAGAATGTAAGATCCACCAGGGCCATAGCTTTCGTCTGTTTCGTTCACTGGTAACATCCTAAGTAATAAGAATAGTGCTTAGCACGTTGCTGGCACTTGAATATCTTTTGAGTAAATGTGGAATGTAAGGTAGGTGCTGTTATTagtgtcattttacagatgagaaaatgagcctcagagaagttaaataacctgTAAGGTATTTATAGTCACTGGTAGAGCCAGAATTGGGTTCCTGAAGTATGGATCCAGAGGGGTTTCTTTTAGCCGCTGCTCTTTGCTGCCTGTGTGTACTAATGACATGCAGTCGGTCCCTCCTGAGGTCTAACTGCTTTTGCGACGGTATAGAATGCACAAGTGGGAAGGCACACATTTACATCCCGTTATAGTTATCTCACTAAGCCCAGTCCTTCCGCCTGGAGTCAGCCTCCCCTACCGCTGTGTGTGTGcccacagtgtgtgtgtatgtgtgctgaCTGTATGTGTGTGCGCGTAAGAACACTGGTATTGGGGTTGCTCCCTGCCACCCTTCTACCCGAGGGTTAGCTGCCATTCTCAGTTCCCCCAGCCCATAGGAAGCCCCTGCCTCGGGAGCCCTCTCCACTGGGGAGACGTAGGCAAGATTCAGGGTCTGGCCTCCTGCTCTGTGCTCAGGATTTCAGTCCAGGGCCGCTGTTGAAGTCAGCCCTTCCGGGCTTGGCCATTAGCTTCTTCCCAGAGACCCTGGGGTGGGTAGATTCAGGGGGAGGAATTTCCTTCCCGGCAGGCACCCTGTGGGACTACAGAGCAGTCCAGGCTGGGGCCCAGATCCTGGAGTTTTGGCATCCAGCCCCTACTCAGACCTTCCCCTTCCTCAGGATCATCTTCTCCACACCCCTGGCCATTATTGCTTACTTCCTCATCTGGTTCGTGCCTGACTTCCCACAGGGCCAGGCCCTGTGGTACCTGCTTTTCTATTGCCTGTTTGAGACACTGGTCACGGTGAGTGTGGGCACCTCCCCTGGGTGTCTGGTGGGGAGGAATGAGGGCAGTCCCTGGGGCCTCCAGGGTTGGTGCCCAAAGCCACATCTGCCTGTCCATCATCTGACTGGTCAAGGGCCTCTCTTCCATGCCAGTGTTTCCACGTTCCCTACTCAGCTCTCACGATGttcatcagcacagagcagagtgaGCGGGATTCTGCCACTGCGTATCGTAAGTCTCTCTCCAGCCCACTGATCCATCCACCGGGGACCGTGGGTCTATTGTTCCTGACCCTCCCGCCACATTTCTTCCCTTCCTGGGAGTGGGTGTAAAACCATCTCAAAAATAACTTGATCCTTTTATTGCTTTGGTGAGAACAGAGAGGTGCAGGGACTAGCCAGCCAGAGGTCATACAAAGCAAGGCCATAAGGTTAGGCCAAGGCGTCATCTGCCTCACCACCCTGTATCTACCCTCCTGGAGCTGCTACCATCACCTGGGGCTAGAACTGGGCATCTGTCCACCTGACCTTCCTCCCTGGGGGCCTACAAGCCACAAGGCCCCTCCAAAGGACCCTTTTACCATTCAGGAATGACCGTGGAGGTACTGGGCACCGTGCTGGGCACAGCGATCCAGGGGCAAATCGTGGGCCAAGCGGATACGCCTTGCCTCCAGGACCCCAATGGTTCTGCACTGGCTTCGGAAGGTACCAATCACACACAGAGCGCCACCTCACTCAAAGAAACGGTGAGGCCCTTGGCTGCACAGGGATCTGGGGAGATGAGGCACAATGGGGTGGTTTGCAGTCATCCTCAGCATAGTGAATATTGGGCATTTGCTCTACAAACTGTTAATATGCCCACTTTTCTgataattctaaataatttggCCAGGGTCATAGAACTAGTGATTTACAGAAACTAGATCTGGGGGAGCTCTCACACTCCATAGCCTGGCTTCTTAACGTTCTGTTCCTCTGGACTTTGCCTAGCCATGGGAAGCAGCAGCCAGCCCAGGATAGTTCTCCCACTTCACCAGTGGAGACAGGCCCCAGAGAAGGGACTGGCCCACGCAGTGGAGCTGCTGAGAGTTGGGATGAGATCAGACTGATGGTCTCTATGTTGCCTTTATCCCCTTTGCAGCAAAATGCATACCTGCTGGCGGCAGGAGTTATTGCCTCCATCTATGTCATCTGTGCTGTCATCCTCACCCTGGGCGTGCGGGAGCAGAGAGGTGAGGGATCCCTGGGGAGCGGTGCAGGCCCCGGCGCTGCAGGGCTTTGTCCCTCTGCCTGGGCCTCAGGCTTTGGGAGGTGTCACTGCTCCTTCCTCACTGTCCCCTCTGGCTCCCAGAACCCTATGAGACTCAGCAGGCTGAGCCGATGTCCTTTTTTCGGGGCCTCCGACTGGTCATGAGCCATGGCCCATATGTCAAACTTATTGCTGGCTTCCTCTTCACCTCCCTGGCTTTCATGGTGAGTGGGGGCCTGACATGCTCAGCCTGAGAGCAGGCAGTGGTGGGGAGTGGATGAGTGGGGGTTGAGGGGAGTGCAATAGGGGTGGGGTAAAACAAGGACTCAGTGACGAAGCCTGAGGGACAGatggattgggggtggggtgagcaGAGGTCCCTGGAACATGGGGAAGCCTTGGCCTTGACCTCAGGTCTTTCCTTACATTTCCTTTCCTATAtgctgcccatcccccagctggTGGAGGGGAACTTCGCCTTGTTTTGCACCTACACCTTGGGCTTCCGAAATGAATTCCAGAATCTGCTCCTGGCCATCATGGTGTGTGTGGGGCCCCGAGGGTGGGTAGGCAGCCTGGACTTCTAGCTGGTTCTTTGGATAGTCAGAGGATATTTCCCGGACCGACTAAGGTTAGGAGGGCTGAGGGAGGAATCTCAGAATCGTCAGTTGGATCTGACCTACAATTGCTTAGATAGGACTGTGAAAGATGTGGGGCAAGATATTCCAGTAGAGAACATAGCAGAAACCAAGAACTTTGAGAAGCTATGCTCAGCTGAGCTCAGAGAAGGCAGGAGATAAGATTGGGACTAGCTCTCGGCTCCCCTGGAGAGCCGTCAGTGGTGCCTGTCAGCTTTCTTACTGCCCAGATGGTGTCATCTGGCTGCTAGGAGTTTCTTTGAGGTCCTGGGAAGGGCAACAGGGGTTCATGACTAACCCACTTCCCTCACCCCCCACTGTGCATCCCCAGCTCTCGGCCACATTCACCATTCCCATCTGGCAGTGGTTCCTAACCCGATTTGGCAAGAAGACAGCAGTATACATTGGGATTTCAGTGAGTGGGGCTGAAGGGGTAGGGCCCGGACTGGGTTGGGGATTGCTGGTGGGAGTCTCCAGGCTGACCCATCTTCCCGTACTCACCCCTTCTCCTAGTCAGCAGTGCCATTTCTTATCTTGGTGGCCTTCATGAAGAGTAATCTGATTATCACATACGTGGTAGCCGTGGCAGCCGGCATCAGTGTAGCAGCGGCCTTCTTACTACCCTGGTGAGTGTATATAGGCCCACCTGGCTATGTTTCCCAGCCCCCTAGCCCCTATTCTGAAACTCCTTGGGGACAATTCCGCAGGAACTTCTCCCGCAGACCATTCTGTGGGTCCAGGTTGGGGGTAGAACAAGTCTTCCCTGTACAGTTGCACTGGTTGTGAACTGTGCAAAAACACCTAATCAGGATGGGACATGGGGGGCTTAAATCTGGTTTGCACTCTACTTACCAAGCTGCACGCCTAGACCGGGGCAACATCCACGAAGTTGTGAACTTCACAGAGCTGTGTGCCCTGGGCCTACAAGGTCTCAGAGGGCCACCTCTTCTTACTGACACAGAGGCGCCACATGGGCTAGCGGGGGCCCTGGAGTGCTGGGTGGGTGGGTCCTCATGGCTGCCACCACTCTGCAGGTCCATGCTGCCTGATGTCATTGACGACTTCCACTTGAAGCAGCCCCAGTCTCATGGAACCGAGCCCATCTTCTTCTCCTTCTACGTCTTCTTCACCAAGTTTGCCTCTGGAGTCTCATTGGGCATCTCCACCCTCAGTCTTGAGTGAGTGGGGTGGGGTCTTGGAGCAgtgctgggcagggctgggccccaggtgccctgccctcACCACTCCCCTGACCACTGGGTCCCACAGCTTTGCCGGGTACCAGACCCGTGGCTGCTCGCAGCCGGCACGTGTCAAGTTCACACTGAAGATGCTGGTGACCATAGCCCCCATAGTCCTCATCCTGCTAGGCCTGCTGCTCTTCAAGCTGTACCCCATTGATGAGGAGAAGCGGCGGCAGAACAAGAAGGACTTGCAGGCTCTGAGGTGAGAgcaggggggtggaggagggggcatcATCCAATCTAGCCCCTCAGCTCGTGCCTCCTGTGGCCAAATCCTGACTTAACCTCCTGCCCATCTTCCCTCGATGGTTCCTGCTCTATTTCCCCTTCTCACTGCTGACTGATAATAATGTCATCTGACATCTCTCTGATACTTAGCTGCATGCCGGTCACTGTGCTGGCtggttttacatttattcattcaacagatacttattGGAAACCTACTATGTGACCGGCATTGCTCTAGTGAATGAAACAAACAGAATCTCTGCCTTCGTGGAGTTTACATTTTAGGGAATGGGCATTCATGATCTCCTACAGTTCTTCAACAACCCCAGGTGTCAGGAGATTCCTACAATTCCCACTCggtagatgaagaaacagaggcttagCCAGGAAGAGTAATTGGCCCAGCTGATAAGGAGTAGAACTGGGGTTTGCACCCTGACGTTCTCACTCCAGGGCCTGTATTCTTCACAGCTCTCTTGGTGTGCAGGGTCTCAGGTGTGGCCTGAGCCTGCCTTTCGGGAGACCAGAAGGCAGGGTCAAGTGAATCATGCCAGCCCAAGTCCAAAGTGTAGTTCCAGGGCTTGTAGTACCCTGTGGGCAATGAGAGTTGCAGACAGACCAACCGGCAGTTTCTGggttgagagagggagtgagcaaaCTGTCCACATCCTATAGTTTAGACTCACCTGTACAGTTGCACTGGTTGTGAACTGTGTAAAAACACACCTGACAGCTGGCTAAGACTAGGGCCAAGGTCCTATGCGGAACAAGGCACAAGGCAGTTAGGGACAGGGAAGGGGTAAGGATGCTTCCTCCAACCCGTCTCCTTCGGCTCTTGCAGGGAAGAGGCCAGCAGCTCTGGCTGCTCTGACACAGACTCTACAGAGCTGGCCAGAATCCTCTAGGGTCTGCTGTGTTGCCCGAAGCCACCATCCACAGTGCCTGGGTCCCGGACCACAGAAGAAATCAGGACCTACTTGCCTGATCGCTGAATACCTGGTCTCCAGGTGCCAGGAAGGGAGCCAAAGACTTCAAGAGTAAGTGGTCCAGGATACCTCCTGTGCCTGCCACGGGGAGGGCTGTTCATATAGCCACCTGCCTCACGTCTGCCTGCCCATGGGGCCAAGCCCCGGGGCTGCTACTGTGAATATGCCAAGGACTGATCGGGCCTAGCCCGGAACACTAATGTGGAAACGTTTTATACAGAGACTAATTAATAACTTAATGACCATGTACATAGCAATGTGCGTGTATGTATATGTCTGTGAGctattaatgttattaattttgataaaagCTGGAAACCAGAGGTTCCTGTTTCTGTCTTTGCCCTCAGCCACTTTGCCCTGACCCCTTCTGTGCCAAGACGCAGATGGTGAGAGGGAACACTAAGCTGCAGGTGCCCCGGCGGGGAAGAATGTGTCTGGAGGTGTGACAACAGCATCGGCTAACATTTACTAAACCCCTATCTGTACCAGGCACGGTGTGGAGGCTTTACATTCACTTTGTTGGTGTTCACACTCAATCCTTGAAGCTGTCTTGCTATGTCAGGACTATTCcactttaaagagaagaaaactgagctCCAGTATAGAGAAGGACGTGGCTAAGGTCACATGGCCAAGAGTTACCGTACTGAAATATCATCCCGGGTCTGTGAGACTCCGGGACCTTAACCACCACTCTCCACTCCCCTGTGTCTGAGAGCGACCTGCTGGCTGTCAGACAGACAGGCTGCTCTGCCCAGGCCTGTGCCCTGTGCCTTCTGCTCTGTGCCTGCCTGAGCATGTGTAGCTGGCACATATCCTATGTGCTTGGGGCTGTGTGGGGTCCCGAGACCTGTGATTCTTTCCCCGTAGCTGTTAATGATGGTGTTGGAAAGTGAGACTGTAGCTGGCTGGGTTCGTGTGTCGGTTGAGGAAGGGTTCTCCCCATAGGTGTGCTGGTAAAAAACCACCtctggtggggaggaggctgcTGGGGAAGACCTGGTTTATAGCGCTTGTCTGTTTCCATGGTGTAAATGCTCTTGCTGTAGCCAATTTCAGGTTACCTACCAATGGATGTACTAACAGAAGTTCCCAAAAATTTAACAGTCAGCTCTCTAGGAGCTTGCCCCCCAGCACATCACTGGGTCTCATACACTTAGGCCAAGCTGGCAGGATCAGGGGTACCGGTCCAGcttctctattttatagatggatAAATGCAGGCCAGAGAAGAGAAGTGTGTGCTCTATTCAGGCTTGGTTTTTACTTTGGGTCTAGGGCTCCATTTtcggagggagcaggggaggctcCATTTTTGCTCTGAAGTTCTGCCAAGCCACTTTCATAAATTTATCAAGTGTTACTAACAGGCACAACCAGATGCATAATTTCTCTGTGAGGTGAGTCCATTATTATTCCCAGTTTAcggataaggaagctgaggcacagaaaagtaaCTTGTCCGAGGTCATCAGACAGAGGAGACGATGTTTGAATCCATTCTGTCTGGCTATAAGGCCAGTGCTCTCACCCACTACTTTAGGCCATTGTGTGAACCAAGAGTCTAGTCACCGCCAAGCCAGGTCCTGCTGCCTTTAGAGCTGCCATCTCAGGGTCAGGCTTCCTGGGCAGGCCAGGGGCCCTGGGCTCTGGGTTGGCCTTTGTAGTTGGAGTGCTCAGGGACTCAGATAATGTTTGCAGAAACCCACTCCTACCTCCCCTCTCCCTGTACTCCCAACACCCACCAAatcctgtctttaaaaaaataaaaattattttaaacttccTAAACCACTCAAGCTTGCTTCTTTCCCATCCCTACAATTACTTATCCGGTCTCTCACCAGGAGGATTATACCAGCAGCCTCACTGGTCTCTGTCTTT
This Lynx canadensis isolate LIC74 chromosome C1, mLynCan4.pri.v2, whole genome shotgun sequence DNA region includes the following protein-coding sequences:
- the MFSD2A gene encoding sodium-dependent lysophosphatidylcholine symporter 1 isoform X1, which encodes MAKGEGSESGSAAGLLPTGILQAAERPAQVKKEPKKKQQLSICNKLCYAVGGAPYQVTGCALGFFLQIYLLDVAQVDPFSASIILFVGRAWDAFTDPLVGFCISKSSWTRLGRLMPWIIFSTPLAIIAYFLIWFVPDFPQGQALWYLLFYCLFETLVTCFHVPYSALTMFISTEQSERDSATAYRMTVEVLGTVLGTAIQGQIVGQADTPCLQDPNGSALASEGTNHTQSATSLKETQNAYLLAAGVIASIYVICAVILTLGVREQREPYETQQAEPMSFFRGLRLVMSHGPYVKLIAGFLFTSLAFMLVEGNFALFCTYTLGFRNEFQNLLLAIMLSATFTIPIWQWFLTRFGKKTAVYIGISSAVPFLILVAFMKSNLIITYVVAVAAGISVAAAFLLPWSMLPDVIDDFHLKQPQSHGTEPIFFSFYVFFTKFASGVSLGISTLSLDFAGYQTRGCSQPARVKFTLKMLVTIAPIVLILLGLLLFKLYPIDEEKRRQNKKDLQALREEASSSGCSDTDSTELARIL
- the MFSD2A gene encoding sodium-dependent lysophosphatidylcholine symporter 1 isoform X2 — encoded protein: MAKGEGSESGSAAGLLPTGILQAAERPAQVKEPKKKQQLSICNKLCYAVGGAPYQVTGCALGFFLQIYLLDVAQVDPFSASIILFVGRAWDAFTDPLVGFCISKSSWTRLGRLMPWIIFSTPLAIIAYFLIWFVPDFPQGQALWYLLFYCLFETLVTCFHVPYSALTMFISTEQSERDSATAYRMTVEVLGTVLGTAIQGQIVGQADTPCLQDPNGSALASEGTNHTQSATSLKETQNAYLLAAGVIASIYVICAVILTLGVREQREPYETQQAEPMSFFRGLRLVMSHGPYVKLIAGFLFTSLAFMLVEGNFALFCTYTLGFRNEFQNLLLAIMLSATFTIPIWQWFLTRFGKKTAVYIGISSAVPFLILVAFMKSNLIITYVVAVAAGISVAAAFLLPWSMLPDVIDDFHLKQPQSHGTEPIFFSFYVFFTKFASGVSLGISTLSLDFAGYQTRGCSQPARVKFTLKMLVTIAPIVLILLGLLLFKLYPIDEEKRRQNKKDLQALREEASSSGCSDTDSTELARIL